The following are from one region of the Sulfurimicrobium lacus genome:
- the acnB gene encoding bifunctional aconitate hydratase 2/2-methylisocitrate dehydratase, which translates to MLQTYRDHAAERAAQGLPPLPLSPEQTAALVELMKAPPAGEEDFLLDLFENRIPAGVDQAAYVKAAFLADLAHGKVESPLVCRQHAVQLLGTMLGGYNVGTLISLLDDATLAPDAVQALSHTTLIFDAFHDVAEKVKAGNAHARQLMQSWAVAEWFTSKPALAESIQCVVFKVDGETNTDDLSPAQAAWSRPDIPLHATEMLVNKMPDGLATIDKLKQKGLPLAYVGDVVGTGSSRKSAINSVQWFMGADIPHIPGKRTGGIVLGTKIAPIFFNTAEDSGALPIQCDVSAMKMGDVITIYPFKGEVHDAAGKVIATFKLEPVTLADEVRAGGRIPLIIGRGLTAKAREALGMPHSDLFIQPLPVKDSGKGYTLAQKMVGRACGVPGVRPGTYCEPAMASVGSQDTTGGMTRDELKELACLGFSADLVMQSFCHTAAYPKPVDIKLHHTLPEFISSRGGVSLRPGDGVIHSWLNRMLLPDTVGTGGDSHTRFPIGISFPAGSGLVAFAAAMGAMPLDMPESVLVRFKGEMQPGITLRDLVNAIPYAAIQKGDLTVGKQGKKNVFSGRILEIEGLPQLKVEQAFELADASAERSAAACTVRLDTAPVTEYLNSNVVLLENMIENGYQDARTLQRRIDAMKDWLAKPELLQPDSDAEYAYVLEIDLAQIKEPLVACPNDPDDIKPLSAVAGDKIDEVFIGSCMTNIGHYRAASKILEDAGMIPTKLWVAPPTRMDEAQLREEGVYGIFGRAGARMEMPGCSLCMGNQARVADRATVFSTSTRNFDNRMGKDARCYLGSAELAAVCARLGRIPGVEEYLAMVQDKIAPLADNIYRYLNFNQMESYAHKGKVIPVAQV; encoded by the coding sequence ATGCTACAAACCTATCGTGATCACGCCGCCGAACGCGCGGCGCAAGGGCTGCCCCCGCTGCCGCTTTCACCCGAACAGACCGCCGCCCTGGTGGAATTGATGAAAGCGCCGCCAGCCGGCGAAGAGGATTTCCTGCTCGACCTGTTCGAGAACCGCATCCCGGCCGGGGTGGATCAGGCTGCTTACGTCAAGGCGGCGTTCCTCGCCGACCTGGCGCATGGCAAGGTGGAGTCGCCGCTGGTGTGCAGGCAGCACGCGGTGCAACTGCTGGGCACCATGCTCGGCGGCTATAACGTCGGCACTCTGATTTCGCTGCTGGACGACGCTACGCTGGCACCGGACGCGGTGCAGGCGCTGTCTCACACGACGCTCATTTTCGACGCGTTCCATGACGTGGCTGAGAAAGTGAAGGCCGGCAATGCTCACGCCAGGCAGCTGATGCAGTCCTGGGCAGTTGCCGAGTGGTTCACCAGCAAGCCGGCGCTGGCGGAAAGCATTCAGTGCGTGGTGTTCAAGGTGGACGGCGAAACCAATACCGACGACCTTTCCCCCGCGCAAGCCGCGTGGTCGCGTCCCGACATTCCGCTGCACGCCACGGAAATGCTGGTCAACAAGATGCCGGACGGCCTGGCGACGATCGATAAGCTGAAACAGAAAGGCCTGCCGCTGGCCTACGTGGGCGACGTGGTCGGTACCGGTTCCTCGCGCAAGTCCGCCATCAACTCGGTGCAGTGGTTCATGGGCGCCGATATCCCGCACATCCCCGGCAAGCGCACCGGCGGCATTGTGCTCGGCACCAAGATCGCGCCGATCTTCTTCAACACGGCCGAGGATTCCGGCGCGCTGCCGATCCAGTGCGACGTGTCCGCCATGAAAATGGGCGACGTCATCACGATTTACCCCTTCAAGGGCGAAGTGCACGACGCGGCAGGTAAAGTTATCGCCACCTTCAAGCTGGAGCCGGTCACGCTGGCGGACGAAGTGCGCGCCGGCGGCCGCATTCCCCTGATCATCGGACGCGGGCTGACCGCAAAGGCGCGCGAGGCGCTGGGCATGCCGCATTCCGACCTGTTCATCCAGCCGCTGCCGGTGAAGGACAGCGGCAAGGGCTACACCCTGGCGCAGAAAATGGTAGGCCGCGCCTGCGGCGTGCCCGGCGTGCGCCCCGGCACCTATTGCGAGCCCGCAATGGCCTCGGTCGGTTCGCAGGACACCACCGGCGGTATGACCCGCGACGAGCTGAAGGAACTGGCCTGCCTGGGCTTCTCCGCCGACCTGGTGATGCAGAGCTTCTGCCATACCGCGGCCTATCCGAAGCCAGTGGACATCAAGCTGCACCATACCCTGCCGGAGTTCATCTCCTCGCGCGGCGGCGTGTCTTTGCGCCCGGGCGACGGCGTGATTCACTCCTGGCTCAACCGCATGCTGCTGCCCGACACCGTGGGCACCGGCGGCGATTCGCACACCCGTTTCCCCATCGGTATTTCCTTCCCCGCCGGCTCCGGGCTGGTGGCTTTTGCCGCCGCCATGGGCGCGATGCCGCTCGACATGCCGGAATCGGTGCTGGTGCGCTTCAAGGGCGAAATGCAGCCGGGCATCACGCTGCGCGACCTGGTCAACGCCATCCCCTACGCCGCCATCCAGAAGGGCGACCTGACGGTCGGCAAGCAGGGCAAGAAGAACGTATTCTCCGGCCGCATCCTGGAAATCGAGGGCCTGCCCCAGCTCAAGGTCGAACAGGCGTTCGAACTGGCGGACGCCTCCGCCGAGCGCTCCGCCGCCGCCTGTACGGTGCGCCTCGACACGGCACCGGTGACCGAGTACCTCAATTCCAACGTGGTGCTGCTGGAAAACATGATCGAAAACGGCTACCAGGACGCGCGCACCCTGCAGCGCCGCATCGACGCCATGAAGGACTGGCTGGCCAAGCCCGAACTGCTGCAGCCCGATAGCGATGCGGAATACGCCTACGTGCTGGAGATCGACCTCGCCCAGATCAAGGAGCCGCTGGTGGCCTGCCCCAACGACCCGGACGACATCAAGCCGCTGTCCGCCGTGGCCGGCGACAAGATCGACGAGGTGTTCATCGGCAGTTGCATGACCAATATCGGCCACTACCGCGCCGCTTCCAAAATACTGGAAGACGCCGGCATGATCCCGACCAAGCTATGGGTGGCGCCGCCCACCCGCATGGACGAAGCCCAGTTGCGCGAAGAGGGTGTGTACGGCATCTTCGGCCGCGCCGGCGCGCGCATGGAAATGCCCGGCTGTTCCCTGTGCATGGGCAACCAGGCGCGGGTAGCCGACCGTGCCACGGTGTTTTCCACCAGTACGCGCAACTTCGACAACCGCATGGGCAAGGATGCGCGCTGCTACCTCGGCTCGGCGGAACTGGCCGCAGTGTGCGCGCGGCTGGGAAGGATTCCCGGCGTGGAAGAATATCTGGCCATGGTGCAGGACAAGATTGCGCCCTTGGCGGACAATATCTACCGCTACCTCAACTTCAACCAGATGGAAAGCTATGCCCACAAAGGCAAGGTAATTCCCGTGGCACAGGTTTGA
- a CDS encoding glutathione S-transferase, translating into MKLLISLTSPFARKVRVVMAEKRIDYEPVVDIPWEPTTRVPEYNPLGKVPVLVMDDGSTLFDSRVIVEYLDQLTPVSPLLPKENRPRIAVRRWEALADGVTESAATIFLEKKRPEIKQDAEWIVRQEGQVFRGLEAMSEELGEKTWCTGDFFTLADIAVGCTLGYLDFRFPHIQWRESHPNLGKLAEKLAQRQSFKDTVPVA; encoded by the coding sequence ATGAAACTCCTCATATCCCTGACCAGCCCCTTCGCACGCAAAGTGCGCGTGGTGATGGCGGAAAAACGCATCGATTACGAACCTGTGGTGGACATCCCATGGGAGCCGACTACGCGCGTGCCGGAGTACAACCCGCTGGGCAAAGTGCCGGTGCTGGTGATGGACGACGGCAGTACTCTGTTCGATTCGCGCGTGATCGTGGAATACCTGGACCAACTCACCCCGGTGTCGCCCCTGCTGCCCAAGGAAAACCGGCCGCGCATCGCGGTGCGGCGCTGGGAGGCGCTGGCGGACGGCGTGACCGAGTCCGCCGCCACCATTTTCCTGGAAAAGAAGCGTCCGGAAATCAAGCAGGACGCGGAATGGATCGTGCGCCAGGAAGGCCAGGTTTTCCGTGGCCTGGAAGCCATGTCGGAGGAGTTGGGCGAAAAAACCTGGTGCACCGGTGATTTCTTCACCCTGGCGGATATCGCTGTGGGCTGCACCCTGGGTTACCTGGATTTCCGCTTTCCCCACATCCAGTGGCGCGAGTCGCACCCGAACCTCGGCAAGCTGGCAGAGAAACTGGCCCAGCGCCAGTCCTTCAAGGACACCGTGCCGGTGGCGTGA
- a CDS encoding DUF4124 domain-containing protein yields the protein MRFLLATLAAIWLMPCAGAETVHKCFDANGRVTYQSQSCASSHLKEGGRIEPAAEISPEEAARVKAQTEKTRARLEADTKAKREAEAKAQQQEQEERRIQALERQARAAEEQARAAEREAEAAEAAARAPFVIVPPRRFPPGKRPSEHKPSPQQRCAPGDRNCR from the coding sequence ATGCGCTTTCTCCTCGCCACCCTGGCTGCAATTTGGCTCATGCCATGTGCTGGAGCCGAAACCGTTCACAAATGTTTCGACGCCAATGGCCGGGTCACCTACCAGTCGCAATCCTGCGCCAGCTCCCATCTGAAGGAAGGCGGGCGGATCGAGCCGGCGGCCGAGATCTCTCCGGAGGAGGCCGCGCGGGTCAAGGCGCAGACCGAAAAAACGCGAGCGCGTCTGGAAGCGGATACCAAAGCCAAGAGAGAAGCCGAGGCGAAGGCGCAGCAGCAGGAACAGGAAGAGCGCCGAATTCAGGCCCTGGAACGCCAGGCGCGCGCCGCGGAAGAACAGGCTCGCGCTGCCGAGCGCGAGGCCGAAGCGGCGGAAGCCGCTGCCCGGGCGCCCTTCGTCATCGTTCCCCCGCGCCGTTTTCCTCCAGGGAAACGCCCATCGGAACACAAGCCGTCGCCGCAGCAACGCTGCGCGCCGGGTGACCGGAATTGCAGGTAG
- the mnmA gene encoding tRNA 2-thiouridine(34) synthase MnmA, with the protein MSKIVVGMSGGVDSAVAALLLKQQGHEVVGLFMKNWEDDDGEDGYCPAKQDFMDVLAVADKIGIEVEAVNFAKEYKERVFALFLQEYQAGRTPNPDVLCNSEIKFKAFLDHALNLGADKIATGHYARVRERFGKFELLKAEDGTKDQSYFLYRLNQAQFSKTLFPLGDLYKRDVRKIAEQAGLPVFAKKDSTGICFIGERPFREFLQRYLPRQPGPMQTPEGKIVGEHQGLAYYTIGQRQGLGIGGQGEPWFVAGKDMASNTLLVVQGHAHPLLLKNTLTAADLSWVSGAAPHPQWVYGAKTRYRQADAACALSRVDADSCEVEFPAPQWAITPGQSVVIYESEVCLGGGIIQA; encoded by the coding sequence ATGAGTAAGATAGTCGTCGGCATGTCGGGCGGAGTGGACTCGGCCGTTGCCGCCTTGCTCCTCAAGCAGCAGGGCCATGAAGTGGTCGGCCTGTTCATGAAGAACTGGGAAGACGACGACGGCGAGGACGGCTACTGCCCGGCCAAGCAGGATTTCATGGACGTGCTGGCGGTCGCCGACAAGATCGGCATCGAGGTGGAGGCCGTCAATTTCGCCAAGGAATACAAGGAACGGGTATTCGCGCTGTTCCTGCAGGAATACCAGGCAGGCCGCACGCCCAACCCGGACGTGCTGTGCAATTCGGAAATCAAGTTCAAGGCCTTCCTCGACCACGCCCTGAACCTGGGCGCGGACAAGATCGCCACCGGTCATTACGCGCGGGTGCGGGAACGCTTCGGCAAGTTCGAACTACTGAAAGCGGAAGACGGCACCAAGGACCAGAGCTATTTCCTCTACCGCCTCAACCAGGCCCAGTTCTCGAAAACCCTGTTCCCCTTGGGCGACCTGTACAAGCGGGACGTGCGGAAGATCGCCGAGCAGGCCGGCCTGCCGGTCTTCGCCAAAAAGGACTCCACCGGCATCTGCTTCATCGGCGAACGCCCGTTCCGCGAATTCCTGCAGCGCTACCTCCCCAGGCAGCCCGGGCCGATGCAAACCCCGGAAGGCAAAATTGTCGGCGAACACCAGGGCCTGGCCTACTACACCATCGGTCAGCGCCAGGGCTTGGGCATCGGCGGCCAGGGCGAGCCGTGGTTCGTGGCCGGGAAGGACATGGCCAGCAACACCCTGCTCGTGGTGCAGGGCCACGCCCATCCCCTGTTGCTGAAAAACACCCTGACCGCCGCCGATCTCTCGTGGGTAAGCGGCGCGGCACCGCATCCGCAGTGGGTGTACGGCGCCAAAACCCGCTACCGCCAGGCCGACGCCGCCTGCGCCCTCAGCCGGGTGGACGCCGACAGTTGCGAAGTCGAATTCCCCGCCCCGCAATGGGCGATCACGCCGGGACAGTCGGTGGTGATCTATGAAAGCGAAGTGTGCCTCGGGGGGGGCATCATCCAGGCATAG
- a CDS encoding NUDIX hydrolase — MIWKPHVTVAAVIEQDGKFLLVEEETDDGPLFNQPAGHWEPGETLTDGVIREAQEETAYTFTPQSLLGIYSWHHPRKDITYLRFAFTGSVGAHDTQQSLDTGIIRAVWLTLDEMRATRSRHRSPLVLQCVEDYLAGRRFPLDLISHY; from the coding sequence ATGATCTGGAAACCCCATGTAACCGTCGCCGCCGTTATCGAGCAGGACGGAAAATTCCTCCTGGTGGAAGAAGAAACCGACGACGGCCCGCTGTTCAACCAGCCGGCCGGCCACTGGGAACCGGGCGAAACCCTGACCGACGGCGTCATCCGCGAAGCGCAGGAAGAAACGGCCTACACCTTCACGCCGCAGTCGCTGCTCGGCATATACAGCTGGCACCACCCGCGCAAGGACATCACCTACCTTCGCTTCGCCTTCACGGGCTCGGTCGGCGCTCACGATACGCAGCAAAGCCTGGACACCGGCATCATTCGCGCCGTGTGGCTTACCCTTGATGAAATGCGTGCCACCCGGTCACGCCACCGCAGCCCGCTGGTGCTGCAATGCGTGGAAGACTATCTCGCCGGACGACGCTTTCCGCTCGACCTGATTTCCCATTATTGA
- a CDS encoding DUF1854 domain-containing protein: MTRMHDFQLTRNAFGKLVFTGSGGEVHEGVIPVHAFPISAPHEGISLVTSDGHELAWIERLSDLPDASRVLLQEELASREFIPEVQRIRHVSSFATPSSWQVETDRGEATFILKGEDDIRRLSHSTLLIADSNGIHFLIRDIQALDNASRKLLDRFL; this comes from the coding sequence ATGACGCGGATGCATGACTTCCAGCTGACACGCAACGCCTTCGGCAAGCTGGTTTTCACCGGCAGCGGCGGCGAGGTTCACGAGGGCGTCATCCCGGTCCACGCCTTTCCCATCAGCGCGCCGCACGAGGGTATCTCCCTGGTCACCAGCGACGGCCACGAACTGGCCTGGATCGAGCGTCTGAGCGACCTGCCGGACGCTTCGCGCGTCCTGCTGCAAGAGGAGCTGGCGAGCCGGGAATTCATCCCGGAAGTGCAGCGCATCCGCCACGTCTCCAGCTTTGCCACACCCAGTTCGTGGCAGGTCGAAACCGACCGCGGCGAAGCCACTTTCATCCTCAAGGGGGAAGACGACATCCGCCGGCTTTCTCACTCCACCCTGCTGATCGCCGACAGCAACGGCATCCACTTCTTGATCCGCGACATACAAGCGCTGGATAATGCCAGCCGCAAGCTGCTGGATCGTTTTTTATAG
- a CDS encoding ABC transporter ATP-binding protein: MKTQPLLPNPTGSSLPDAWRAEAAAQLADGEEILAWLEMDLDGRLHFTQGLVAITQRRLLAKDSAESTWQDWPYRKGLALLRHDHAGVGSLELHDETSRLACWRYTLTHNTAAMRLLDQFEEQLESHVSGRPISRENEALCPNCKAPLEPGQEECPICTREIHTPPSTWTLFRLWRFAKPYSGQLLAGFLLMLASTAATLVPPYLTMPLMDKVLIPYQNGTPIDVGIVGLLLAGLLGSALLAWSLGWARTYILALVSERIGADLRTTTYEHLLRLSLEYFGGKRTGDLMARIGSESDRICVFLSLHLLDFATDVLMIILTAAILFSINPWLALVTLLPLPFIAWMIHVVRDKLRTGFEKIDRVWSEVTNVLADTIPGIRVVKAFAQEKREATRFREANQHNLAVNDRLNKIWSLFTPTVSLLTEIGLLVVWAFGIWQVSRNEITVGVLTAFLAYISRFYARLDSMSRIVSVTQKAAAGAKRIFDILDHVSSVPEPANPVRLEQVKGRIDIQNAGFRYGNRSVIRGVDLAIAPGEMIGLVGHSGSGKSTLVNLICRFYDVSEGAIRIDGVDIRSLPVSDYRSNIGLVLQEPFLFFGTIADNIAYGKPTASRAEIVAAARAAHAHEFILRLPQGYDSLVGERGQALSGGERQRISIARALLIDPRILILDEATSSVDSTTEKEIQKALDNLVQGRTTIAIAHRLSTLRKADRLVVLDRGQVVEVGNHDELMAREGAYYRLYQAQARNVDTDMDDVIETNNGNDKDDADA, encoded by the coding sequence GTGAAAACCCAACCGCTCCTTCCCAACCCAACAGGCAGTTCCCTGCCCGATGCCTGGCGCGCCGAAGCAGCAGCGCAGCTGGCCGACGGAGAAGAAATCCTGGCTTGGCTGGAGATGGATCTCGACGGGCGTCTGCATTTCACGCAGGGTCTGGTAGCCATCACCCAACGCCGCCTGCTGGCCAAGGACAGCGCAGAATCGACATGGCAGGACTGGCCCTACCGCAAGGGACTCGCCCTGCTGCGCCACGACCATGCCGGCGTGGGCAGCCTGGAGTTGCATGACGAAACCTCGCGCCTCGCCTGCTGGCGCTACACCCTGACGCACAACACCGCGGCCATGCGCCTGCTCGACCAGTTCGAAGAGCAACTGGAAAGCCACGTTTCCGGCCGCCCCATCTCCCGCGAAAACGAGGCGCTCTGCCCCAACTGCAAGGCACCGCTCGAACCGGGACAGGAAGAATGCCCCATTTGCACGCGGGAAATCCATACCCCGCCCTCGACCTGGACGCTGTTCCGCCTGTGGCGTTTCGCCAAGCCCTACAGCGGACAACTGCTGGCCGGTTTCCTGCTCATGCTGGCCTCCACCGCCGCCACCCTGGTGCCGCCCTACCTCACCATGCCGCTCATGGACAAGGTGCTGATTCCCTACCAGAACGGCACGCCCATCGACGTCGGCATCGTCGGGCTGCTGCTCGCGGGACTGCTCGGTTCCGCCCTGCTGGCATGGAGCCTGGGCTGGGCGCGCACCTACATCCTGGCGCTGGTGAGCGAGCGCATCGGCGCCGACCTGCGCACCACCACCTACGAGCACCTGCTGCGGCTTTCGCTGGAATATTTCGGCGGCAAACGCACCGGCGACCTGATGGCGCGCATCGGCTCCGAATCGGACCGCATCTGCGTCTTCCTTTCGCTGCACCTGCTGGACTTCGCCACCGACGTGCTGATGATCATCCTCACCGCGGCGATCCTGTTCTCCATCAACCCCTGGCTGGCGCTGGTCACGCTGCTGCCGCTGCCGTTCATCGCCTGGATGATCCACGTGGTGCGCGACAAGCTGCGCACCGGTTTCGAGAAAATCGACCGGGTCTGGTCCGAAGTCACCAACGTGCTGGCCGACACCATCCCCGGCATCCGCGTGGTCAAGGCCTTCGCCCAGGAGAAACGCGAAGCGACGCGCTTCCGCGAAGCCAACCAGCACAACCTCGCCGTCAACGACCGGCTCAACAAGATCTGGTCGCTGTTCACACCGACCGTCTCGCTGCTGACCGAAATCGGCCTGCTGGTGGTATGGGCCTTCGGCATCTGGCAGGTGTCGCGCAACGAAATCACGGTGGGCGTGCTGACCGCCTTCCTGGCCTACATCAGCCGCTTCTATGCGCGGCTCGACTCCATGAGCCGCATCGTTTCGGTGACGCAGAAAGCCGCCGCCGGCGCGAAACGCATCTTCGACATCCTCGACCACGTCTCCAGCGTGCCGGAGCCGGCCAATCCGGTGCGTCTCGAACAGGTCAAAGGCCGGATCGACATCCAGAACGCCGGCTTCCGCTATGGCAACCGCTCGGTCATCCGCGGCGTCGACCTGGCCATCGCCCCCGGCGAGATGATCGGCCTGGTGGGCCACAGCGGCTCGGGCAAGAGCACGCTGGTCAACCTGATCTGCCGCTTCTACGACGTCTCCGAGGGCGCGATCCGCATCGATGGCGTGGATATCCGCTCGCTGCCGGTGTCCGATTACCGCAGCAACATCGGCCTGGTGCTGCAGGAGCCTTTCCTGTTTTTCGGCACCATCGCCGACAACATCGCCTATGGCAAACCCACTGCCAGCCGGGCGGAAATCGTCGCCGCCGCGCGCGCGGCACACGCCCACGAATTCATCCTGCGCCTGCCGCAAGGCTACGACTCGCTGGTCGGCGAACGCGGCCAGGCGCTTTCGGGCGGCGAGCGCCAGCGCATTTCCATCGCCCGCGCCCTGCTTATCGACCCGCGCATCCTGATCCTCGACGAGGCCACCTCCTCGGTCGATTCGACCACCGAGAAGGAAATCCAGAAAGCCCTGGATAACTTGGTGCAGGGGCGCACCACCATCGCCATCGCGCACCGCCTTTCCACCCTGCGGAAAGCCGACCGGCTGGTGGTGCTCGATCGCGGCCAGGTGGTCGAAGTCGGCAACCACGACGAGCTGATGGCCCGCGAAGGCGCTTACTACCGCCTCTATCAGGCTCAGGCGCGCAACGTGGACACCGACATGGACGATGTGATCGAAACGAACAACGGCAATGACAAGGATGACGCGGATGCATGA